The following proteins are encoded in a genomic region of Dehalococcoidia bacterium:
- the gcvPA gene encoding aminomethyl-transferring glycine dehydrogenase subunit GcvPA: protein MPSPYIPNTDADRRALLEAIGARSVDELFADIPRAHRDPELRLQPPLSEAELKRELAALARRNAAPGEYACFLGAGAYHHYIPAIVPYLTGRAEFATCYTPYQPEISQGTLQATYEFQSLVCQLTGMEVANAGMYDGSTALAEAALMSCRITGRSAIAYTDALHPRYLDVLRTYLESQGLTLVMTSGASALPLDTAGVIVQSPNFYGCLEDMSTAAQAAHAAGALLIAAFDPIALGMFRPPGDFGADIAVGEGQPLGLGMSFGGPYVGLFATRTQHLRQMPGRLVGRAKDSQGRDGFVLTLQTREQHIRRERATSNICTSESLMATAATIYLAALGRRGLRRVAELCYHKAHYTAERIAALTGYTLPVRGTFFREFVIHCPAPPHLINQRLLEQGIIGGLDVSDRFPNAMLLCVTEMTTRQEIDRLVDAFRKAGGR from the coding sequence ATGCCCTCTCCCTACATCCCGAACACGGACGCCGACCGCCGCGCTCTGCTTGAGGCCATTGGCGCGCGCTCCGTGGACGAGCTTTTCGCCGATATCCCGCGCGCGCACCGCGACCCGGAGCTGCGCCTGCAGCCGCCGCTGTCGGAGGCGGAGCTGAAGCGCGAGCTTGCGGCCCTGGCGCGGCGGAACGCGGCCCCCGGCGAGTACGCCTGCTTCCTGGGGGCGGGCGCCTATCATCACTATATCCCCGCCATCGTCCCCTACCTCACCGGACGCGCGGAGTTCGCCACCTGCTACACCCCCTATCAGCCGGAGATCAGCCAGGGGACGCTCCAGGCCACCTACGAGTTCCAGTCGCTGGTCTGCCAGCTCACCGGCATGGAGGTGGCCAACGCCGGCATGTACGACGGCTCCACCGCTCTGGCGGAGGCCGCCCTGATGTCCTGCCGCATCACGGGCCGTAGCGCCATCGCTTACACGGACGCCCTGCACCCGCGCTACTTGGACGTGCTCCGCACGTACCTGGAGAGCCAAGGCCTCACGCTGGTCATGACCAGCGGCGCGTCGGCCCTGCCCCTGGATACGGCGGGCGTCATCGTCCAGAGCCCGAACTTCTATGGCTGCCTGGAGGACATGTCCACCGCGGCCCAGGCGGCCCACGCCGCGGGCGCGCTGCTGATCGCCGCATTCGACCCCATCGCACTGGGGATGTTCCGGCCGCCGGGCGACTTCGGCGCGGACATCGCGGTGGGCGAGGGCCAGCCGCTGGGTCTGGGCATGAGCTTCGGCGGACCGTACGTGGGCCTCTTCGCCACGCGCACGCAGCACCTGCGCCAGATGCCCGGTCGGCTGGTGGGCCGCGCGAAGGACTCGCAGGGGCGCGACGGCTTTGTCCTCACGCTGCAGACGCGGGAGCAGCACATCCGCCGCGAGCGCGCCACGTCCAACATCTGCACCAGCGAGTCGCTCATGGCCACCGCCGCCACCATCTACCTGGCCGCCCTGGGACGGCGCGGCCTCCGGCGCGTGGCCGAGTTGTGCTACCACAAGGCCCATTACACAGCGGAGCGCATCGCGGCACTCACGGGCTACACCCTGCCGGTCCGCGGGACATTCTTCCGGGAGTTCGTCATTCACTGTCCGGCGCCGCCGCACCTGATCAACCAGCGATTGCTGGAGCAGGGCATCATCGGCGGGCTGGACGTGAGCGACCGCTTCCCTAACGCCATGCTGCTGTGCGTGACAGAGATGACCACCCGCCAGGAGATAGACCGGCTGGTGGACGCGTTCCGCAAAGCGGGAGGGCGCTAG
- the gcvH gene encoding glycine cleavage system protein GcvH, with protein MNVYPSDLKYSKEHEWVRLGNDGAAEVGITQFAQEQLGDVVYIDLPAVGAHIEQFKKMGEIESVKAVSEVFAPVSGEVMAINQELVQTPEAVNKDPYGKGWMVRVRLKDKGEAARLMDARAYQEMLGKAKH; from the coding sequence GTGAACGTGTACCCTTCGGACCTGAAGTACAGCAAGGAGCACGAGTGGGTGCGCCTGGGCAACGACGGCGCCGCCGAGGTCGGCATCACCCAGTTTGCGCAGGAGCAGCTCGGCGACGTGGTGTACATTGACCTGCCCGCCGTGGGCGCGCACATAGAGCAGTTCAAAAAGATGGGTGAGATCGAGTCGGTCAAGGCCGTCTCCGAGGTTTTCGCCCCGGTGAGCGGCGAGGTCATGGCCATCAACCAGGAGCTTGTTCAAACGCCGGAGGCGGTGAACAAAGACCCCTACGGAAAGGGGTGGATGGTGCGCGTGCGCCTCAAGGACAAGGGCGAGGCCGCCCGGCTCATGGACGCCCGCGCCTACCAGGAGATGCTGGGGAAGGCAAAGCACTAG
- the gcvPB gene encoding aminomethyl-transferring glycine dehydrogenase subunit GcvPB produces the protein MPGLERRPLLMDQSKPGRTGCTVPALDVPESPLPPAAMLRDDLPLPEVSERDIVSYFHRLSQLNYSVDEGFYPLGSCTMKYNPKWHDEVARLPGFAQVHPLQPEETVQGALQMMYELQQMLAEILGMRAASLCPMAGAHGELTGIMMVRAYHVSRGDKRRTKILAPDSAHGTNPATAAMCGFRVVTVPSDGRGDMDLAALQASLGPDMAGLMITLPSTLGLFDPHITEITERVHRAGGLVYGDGANLNAILGKVKLGALGFDVVHTNLHKTFTTPHGGGGPGSGPVAVGERLTPFLPTPHVAHRRDEHGERYVFVRPEKSIGRIGAFQGNFGMLVRAYCYIRQLGAPGLREVAENAVLNANYLLARLKDAYHLPYDRRCMHEVILSASRQKARGVRALDIAKRLIDYGFHPPTMYFPLVVDEALMIEPTETESVETLDAFVEAMLAIAREAEQDPEVVRSAPHKAPITRLDEATAARKPDLRWQPRS, from the coding sequence ATGCCAGGACTGGAGCGCCGCCCCCTGCTCATGGACCAGAGCAAGCCCGGCCGCACTGGTTGCACCGTGCCCGCTCTGGACGTGCCGGAGTCGCCGCTGCCGCCCGCGGCCATGCTGCGCGACGACCTTCCCCTGCCGGAGGTGAGCGAGCGCGACATCGTCAGCTACTTCCACAGGCTGAGCCAGCTCAACTACTCGGTGGATGAAGGCTTCTACCCTCTTGGCTCCTGCACCATGAAGTACAACCCCAAGTGGCACGATGAGGTGGCCCGCCTGCCCGGCTTCGCGCAGGTGCATCCCTTGCAACCTGAGGAGACCGTCCAGGGCGCGCTCCAGATGATGTACGAGCTGCAACAGATGCTCGCCGAGATCCTGGGCATGCGCGCGGCGAGCCTGTGCCCCATGGCGGGCGCTCACGGCGAGCTGACGGGCATCATGATGGTCCGCGCCTATCACGTCTCCCGCGGCGACAAACGTCGGACGAAGATACTGGCGCCGGACTCTGCCCACGGGACGAACCCGGCCACGGCGGCCATGTGCGGCTTCCGCGTCGTAACAGTGCCATCGGACGGGCGGGGCGACATGGACCTGGCGGCGCTTCAGGCCTCCCTGGGGCCGGACATGGCCGGCCTCATGATAACCCTGCCCAGCACGCTCGGCCTCTTCGACCCGCACATCACGGAGATCACCGAGCGGGTGCACCGCGCGGGCGGGCTGGTGTACGGCGACGGCGCAAACCTGAACGCCATCCTGGGCAAAGTGAAGCTGGGCGCTCTCGGCTTCGACGTGGTGCACACCAACCTGCACAAGACTTTCACCACGCCGCACGGCGGCGGCGGTCCGGGCTCAGGGCCCGTGGCTGTGGGGGAACGCCTGACGCCCTTCCTGCCGACACCCCACGTGGCGCACCGGCGCGATGAACACGGCGAGCGGTACGTGTTCGTGAGGCCGGAGAAGTCCATCGGGCGGATTGGCGCGTTCCAGGGCAACTTCGGGATGCTGGTGCGGGCCTACTGCTACATCCGCCAACTGGGCGCGCCCGGCCTGCGGGAGGTCGCGGAGAACGCCGTCCTGAACGCCAACTACCTCCTGGCGAGGCTGAAGGACGCCTACCACCTGCCCTACGACCGCCGCTGCATGCACGAGGTTATCCTGTCGGCGTCCCGGCAAAAGGCCAGGGGCGTCCGCGCCCTGGACATCGCCAAGCGGCTCATTGACTACGGCTTCCATCCGCCGACCATGTACTTCCCGCTGGTCGTGGACGAGGCGCTGATGATCGAGCCGACGGAGACGGAGAGCGTGGAGACGCTGGACGCCTTTGTGGAGGCGATGCTCGCCATCGCCCGCGAGGCGGAGCAGGACCCTGAAGTAGTGCGGAGCGCGCCCCACAAAGCGCCCATCACGCGCCTGGACGAGGCCACCGCCGCGCGCAAGCCCGACCTGCGCTGGCAGCCGCGGAGCTAG
- a CDS encoding DUF2269 family protein: MGDVLRFLHLVTALWFSAGVGLQMVVLAQGARAKDLTVVAFSFGLAQRAQKVFIIPALLVLGLTGGLTMIALGVSGRKVWIMLSVALTLLLLLVDVLYLQPHLAEAEKTAREAVARGKLTPRLSMCVQDRRRGAVSHGMALVLVVIVALMAFQPF, from the coding sequence ATGGGAGACGTCCTCCGGTTCCTGCACCTGGTCACCGCGCTCTGGTTTTCCGCGGGAGTCGGCCTCCAGATGGTCGTTCTTGCCCAGGGCGCCCGCGCCAAAGACCTCACGGTGGTGGCTTTTTCGTTCGGCCTGGCCCAACGCGCGCAGAAGGTATTCATCATACCCGCCCTGCTGGTCCTGGGGCTGACCGGCGGCCTGACCATGATTGCGCTGGGCGTGAGCGGCAGAAAAGTGTGGATCATGCTCTCCGTCGCGCTGACGCTCCTGCTGCTCCTGGTGGACGTCCTCTACCTGCAGCCGCACCTGGCGGAGGCCGAGAAGACCGCCCGCGAGGCTGTAGCAAGGGGCAAGCTGACGCCGCGCCTCTCCATGTGCGTGCAGGACCGCCGACGCGGCGCCGTCAGCCACGGAATGGCATTGGTCCTCGTCGTCATCGTCGCCCTGATGGCCTTCCAGCCTTTCTAA
- a CDS encoding 50S ribosomal protein L25 codes for MTTSAADQVQLPARVRHALGKRVRFLRRQGLTPARLYGSGIASLSVEVETAVLQKVLAKVGRSAPVSVVVEGDAEKHLAFVSGLQRDPVTSSIVHVDLRQVSLTEKVRMSIPIVLTGEAPAAKLPGGVLTRPLQLLEVECLPLDLPRQVVVDVSGLAEIGQVIRVMDIRLSPNISVRTDPDAVVAAIHFERAEEEVKAEVPAEGAEAAEGAPAAEAGAAKGEAGKAEAAKGGAPVKGAAPAKGAAPAKGEKK; via the coding sequence ATGACTACCTCAGCAGCAGACCAGGTCCAGCTCCCCGCGCGCGTCCGCCACGCCCTCGGCAAGCGCGTCCGGTTTTTGCGCCGCCAGGGCCTCACGCCCGCGCGCCTCTACGGTAGTGGCATTGCCTCCCTGTCCGTGGAAGTGGAGACAGCCGTACTTCAAAAGGTGCTGGCCAAGGTGGGCCGCAGCGCGCCTGTGTCCGTGGTGGTGGAAGGCGACGCGGAAAAGCACCTAGCGTTCGTGTCGGGTCTCCAGCGTGACCCTGTGACAAGCTCCATCGTCCACGTGGACCTTCGCCAGGTCAGCCTGACGGAGAAGGTCCGCATGAGCATTCCCATTGTCCTGACAGGCGAAGCTCCGGCGGCCAAGCTGCCGGGCGGCGTCCTGACGCGGCCCCTTCAGTTGCTGGAGGTGGAGTGCCTGCCTCTCGACCTGCCGCGCCAGGTGGTGGTGGATGTATCCGGGCTGGCGGAGATCGGCCAGGTCATTCGCGTGATGGACATCCGCTTGAGTCCCAACATCAGCGTCCGTACAGACCCTGATGCCGTGGTAGCCGCCATCCACTTTGAGCGGGCGGAGGAGGAAGTCAAGGCTGAGGTGCCTGCCGAGGGCGCTGAGGCTGCTGAAGGCGCTCCCGCCGCCGAAGCCGGCGCCGCCAAGGGCGAAGCCGGTAAAGCCGAGGCGGCCAAGGGTGGTGCTCCGGTCAAGGGCGCTGCTCCCGCCAAGGGTGCTGCTCCCGCCAAGGGCGAAAAGAAGTAG
- a CDS encoding metallophosphoesterase family protein, with the protein MRVLVVADVHGNLTAFETVIADARRRGGFDAIACAGDIVGYGPAPGECLALLRSFPHVAVAGNHDWGAVGKVNLRDFNPAAAEVCRWAGAQLNAEQRTYLEDLPLTTTVGDLTLAHGSPRDPVWEYLVSESAAQQCFPLFSTPACLVGHSHLPLLFEQRAGGSCNVRLLEPNKTVSLEGRRLIFNPGGVGQPRDRDPRAAYALYDHKARSLTHHRVAYDVAATQEAMRLHRLPQSLIERLSHGV; encoded by the coding sequence ATGCGCGTCCTCGTCGTGGCGGACGTTCACGGAAACCTGACCGCCTTCGAGACGGTCATCGCGGACGCCCGCCGCAGGGGCGGCTTCGACGCTATCGCCTGCGCGGGCGACATCGTGGGCTACGGGCCCGCGCCCGGTGAGTGCCTGGCGCTGCTGCGCTCCTTCCCGCACGTAGCGGTCGCCGGCAACCACGACTGGGGCGCCGTCGGCAAGGTCAACCTGCGCGACTTCAACCCGGCCGCCGCCGAAGTGTGCCGGTGGGCGGGCGCGCAACTGAACGCCGAGCAGCGGACGTACCTGGAGGACCTGCCCCTGACGACGACCGTAGGCGACCTCACCCTGGCGCACGGCAGCCCGCGGGACCCCGTCTGGGAGTACCTGGTCTCCGAGAGCGCCGCGCAGCAGTGCTTCCCCCTCTTCAGCACGCCCGCCTGCCTGGTGGGCCACTCGCATCTCCCGCTCCTGTTCGAGCAGCGGGCCGGCGGCTCGTGCAATGTTCGGCTACTGGAGCCCAACAAGACGGTCTCGCTCGAAGGGCGTCGCCTCATCTTCAATCCGGGCGGCGTCGGTCAGCCCCGCGACCGGGACCCACGGGCGGCGTACGCACTGTACGACCACAAGGCCCGCTCTCTCACCCACCACCGCGTCGCGTACGACGTAGCCGCCACGCAGGAGGCCATGCGTCTGCACCGCCTGCCGCAGTCCCTCATTGAGCGGCTGAGCCACGGCGTGTAG
- a CDS encoding MFS transporter has translation MTSKRGVMSWQRNLYTLVIAQFLSTAAFSGVTPLLPLFIQDLGIKNPSEAAFWAGVATFASGFGSFLAAPIWGTLADRYGRKSMVLRSTAGGACILVLSGLSPSLGVLIAMRAIHGVLAGVSTATSALVASQAPRSRIPFAVGLIQMAFFLGSMTGPLAGGIIADALGYRAPFFVMGVSLVVACLIVVLFVREDFKLAETSGSHQSPIDNVRMVLGITNVIPFLGMLMIIRFGPFMLQPVLAVFMQGLVTEGAATAAGLALSLLGLASAFSSVVIGRWGHAERFLLVVAIAGCVASVLFLPQLWVQSAIQSALLIGLVGLCQGSLLTSINSLLSASVSRERQGAVFGVAQSAGALSQGVAALAAGTLTIAFGVRSIFAVDAGMYFLLGLGAWWMYRRTTKNRVGTQASA, from the coding sequence GTGACTAGCAAGCGCGGCGTGATGAGCTGGCAACGCAACCTTTATACACTGGTCATCGCCCAATTCCTCTCCACGGCGGCGTTCAGCGGCGTGACCCCGCTTCTTCCGCTATTCATCCAGGACCTGGGGATAAAGAATCCAAGTGAAGCGGCCTTCTGGGCGGGCGTGGCCACGTTTGCGAGCGGTTTCGGCTCCTTTCTCGCCGCCCCGATTTGGGGGACGTTGGCGGACCGCTATGGGCGGAAGTCCATGGTCCTGCGCTCGACCGCCGGGGGCGCGTGCATCCTCGTCCTGTCGGGACTATCTCCCAGCCTGGGAGTCTTGATCGCCATGCGCGCCATCCACGGCGTGCTCGCCGGCGTGAGCACGGCGACCTCCGCGTTGGTAGCCTCTCAGGCGCCGCGTTCCCGAATCCCGTTCGCGGTGGGACTAATCCAGATGGCGTTCTTCCTGGGTTCCATGACTGGCCCTCTGGCGGGCGGGATAATCGCGGACGCGCTGGGATATCGTGCACCGTTCTTCGTAATGGGCGTGTCGTTGGTCGTCGCGTGTCTGATAGTGGTACTGTTCGTCCGAGAGGACTTCAAGCTCGCTGAGACGTCTGGCTCGCACCAGAGCCCGATAGACAATGTACGCATGGTCCTGGGTATAACGAACGTGATTCCTTTCCTGGGCATGTTGATGATCATCCGCTTCGGGCCCTTCATGCTTCAGCCGGTGCTGGCGGTGTTTATGCAGGGCCTGGTCACTGAAGGAGCCGCGACGGCCGCCGGACTGGCCCTATCGCTGCTGGGGCTTGCGAGCGCGTTTTCATCCGTGGTCATCGGACGATGGGGTCACGCCGAGCGCTTCCTGCTGGTGGTCGCCATAGCCGGGTGCGTCGCGTCCGTGTTGTTCCTGCCCCAACTCTGGGTGCAGTCCGCCATCCAGTCGGCGCTGCTGATCGGGCTGGTGGGCCTCTGTCAGGGCAGCCTCCTCACGTCCATCAACTCCCTGCTCAGCGCATCTGTCTCCCGCGAGCGCCAGGGCGCGGTGTTCGGCGTGGCCCAGAGCGCGGGAGCGCTGTCGCAGGGAGTCGCGGCGCTGGCCGCGGGCACGCTGACCATTGCATTCGGCGTACGGTCCATATTTGCGGTGGACGCGGGCATGTACTTCCTCCTGGGGTTGGGGGCGTGGTGGATGTACAGGAGAACAACGAAAAACCGCGTGGGAACGCAGGCCAGCGCCTGA
- the gcvT gene encoding glycine cleavage system aminomethyltransferase GcvT, which translates to MPPGYKRTPLYTAHVSASARMVPFAGWEMPISFPSGIIAEHRAVRSSAGIFDVSHMGRLELRGAMAGAFLDTVLTADIPRLTEGRARYTFVLREDGGILDDCIIYKLKPERFLLICNASRRDEVVAWLVERFPYPPPQFIDRTEGTVMIACQGPAARDLVVGLLDSDVDELMPYSNKEMDVGGRRILVARTGYTGEDGMEIIAPGEMSTLLWERLRQKGATPCGLGARDTLRLEAGLRLYGQDMDTSTNPLEAGLERFVEFSKASFIGREALLNTRERGVARKLVGLEILGRSIPRHGYAILSDGQPVGAVASGSYAPTLDKNIAMGYVPTGLSAPGTKLWVDIRGKPVEAVVAHMPFYSRTRPLAPAGR; encoded by the coding sequence ATGCCACCCGGATATAAGCGCACGCCGCTCTACACCGCCCACGTCAGCGCCAGCGCCAGGATGGTACCCTTCGCCGGATGGGAGATGCCTATCTCTTTCCCGTCCGGCATCATCGCCGAACACCGCGCAGTCCGCTCCTCCGCGGGCATCTTCGACGTGTCCCACATGGGCCGCCTGGAGTTGCGCGGCGCGATGGCAGGCGCTTTTCTGGACACCGTTTTGACCGCGGACATCCCGCGCCTGACCGAGGGCCGCGCCCGCTATACCTTCGTCCTCCGAGAGGACGGCGGCATCCTGGACGACTGCATCATCTACAAGCTGAAGCCGGAGCGGTTCCTCCTCATCTGCAACGCCTCCCGGCGCGACGAGGTGGTCGCCTGGCTCGTGGAGCGCTTTCCGTACCCGCCGCCCCAGTTCATTGACCGCACCGAGGGCACGGTGATGATCGCCTGCCAGGGACCGGCCGCGCGGGATCTCGTCGTCGGGCTGCTGGACTCGGACGTGGACGAGCTGATGCCCTACAGCAACAAGGAGATGGACGTGGGAGGCAGGCGCATCCTCGTCGCCCGCACCGGCTACACCGGCGAGGACGGGATGGAAATCATAGCGCCGGGAGAGATGAGCACCCTGCTGTGGGAGCGTCTGCGCCAGAAGGGCGCGACGCCCTGCGGCCTCGGCGCCCGCGACACCTTGCGGCTGGAGGCAGGCCTGCGCCTCTACGGCCAGGACATGGACACGTCCACCAACCCCCTTGAGGCTGGACTGGAGCGGTTCGTTGAGTTCTCCAAGGCCAGCTTCATTGGCCGGGAGGCCCTGCTGAATACAAGAGAGCGCGGCGTGGCCCGCAAGCTGGTTGGCCTGGAGATACTGGGACGCAGCATCCCGCGTCACGGCTACGCCATCCTGAGCGACGGCCAGCCCGTGGGCGCCGTCGCCAGCGGTAGCTACGCTCCCACCCTGGACAAGAATATCGCCATGGGATATGTGCCCACGGGATTGAGCGCGCCCGGCACAAAGCTCTGGGTGGACATCCGGGGCAAGCCCGTTGAGGCTGTCGTCGCTCACATGCCTTTTTATTCCCGGACGCGTCCGCTCGCGCCCGCGGGGAGGTGA
- a CDS encoding MFS transporter, which translates to MRSTQHLPSWQRSLYALALAQFLGAFAFNAASPLLPLFIQQLGVAEPSKAAFWTGVTQFATGLGAFAVGPLWGALADRFGRRTMVLRALLGGAVMAGLVGLSPNVPVLIVLRTIYGAMTGITAASSALAASQSPSARIAFAIGLVQMAMFLGSMAGPLPGGMVGDALGYRAPFFLAAGVAFMGFLVVLLFVRERFEPPQGKGRHIHPLRNMRVVLTMPKVVPLLGVLMIIYFGPFMVQPIMAVYMQDMVAEGAATFAGLALSVFGLASAVSSLAVARLSRGYSLYLAVLVAAFAAAALYLLQVWLRSPVAAAVLFGAVGLCQGTLLTATSTLLSAAVPREKQGAVFGVAQSVNAFGVGLAALVAGTMTVVLGVRSIFIADTALFIVLGLIVWKILSTEQRRSANTVGAHD; encoded by the coding sequence ATGCGTTCCACGCAGCATCTCCCCAGTTGGCAGCGGAGCCTCTATGCCCTGGCTCTGGCGCAGTTTCTCGGCGCCTTTGCGTTCAATGCGGCAAGCCCGCTTCTGCCCCTCTTTATCCAGCAGCTCGGCGTGGCTGAGCCGAGCAAGGCGGCGTTCTGGACGGGCGTCACGCAGTTCGCGACAGGGTTGGGCGCGTTCGCCGTCGGTCCGCTGTGGGGGGCGCTGGCCGACCGCTTCGGTCGCCGGACGATGGTGCTGCGGGCCTTGTTGGGCGGCGCGGTCATGGCGGGTTTGGTCGGCCTTTCGCCGAACGTTCCCGTCCTCATAGTGCTGCGGACGATCTACGGGGCCATGACGGGCATCACCGCGGCTTCATCCGCGCTGGCGGCGTCTCAATCGCCGTCCGCTCGTATCGCCTTCGCGATTGGCCTCGTGCAGATGGCGATGTTTCTCGGCAGCATGGCCGGTCCACTGCCCGGTGGTATGGTCGGCGACGCCCTGGGATACCGTGCGCCCTTCTTTCTGGCTGCCGGCGTGGCGTTCATGGGTTTTCTTGTCGTACTGCTGTTCGTACGTGAGCGATTCGAGCCTCCGCAGGGGAAGGGCCGCCACATCCATCCACTACGGAATATGCGCGTCGTCCTGACCATGCCCAAAGTGGTGCCTTTGCTAGGCGTGTTGATGATTATCTACTTCGGTCCATTCATGGTGCAGCCCATCATGGCTGTCTACATGCAGGACATGGTCGCCGAAGGAGCGGCCACGTTCGCGGGCCTCGCTCTGTCCGTGTTTGGACTGGCAAGCGCCGTGTCATCGCTGGCCGTTGCAAGGTTGAGCCGGGGCTACAGCCTGTATCTCGCGGTGCTTGTCGCGGCGTTCGCCGCCGCCGCGCTGTATCTTCTTCAGGTGTGGCTCAGGTCGCCGGTCGCGGCCGCAGTCCTGTTCGGGGCGGTCGGCCTGTGCCAGGGCACGCTTCTGACGGCGACGAGTACGCTCCTCAGCGCCGCGGTGCCACGGGAGAAGCAGGGCGCGGTATTCGGTGTGGCCCAGAGTGTCAATGCGTTCGGCGTCGGCCTGGCTGCGCTTGTCGCCGGTACGATGACCGTCGTGCTCGGCGTGCGGTCAATCTTCATCGCTGACACGGCGCTGTTCATCGTTCTGGGGCTGATAGTCTGGAAGATACTCAGTACCGAGCAGCGGCGGAGCGCGAATACCGTGGGTGCTCATGACTAG